GACAAACGGTACAAAGTGCGCGCTGTAGACAAGAAGCGTGGAGAAGAACTGGCCAGATAAAAATCGCGCTTACCCAGAGCATCGCGCTCTGCGATCAATTTCTCTACCAGATCAATATCGCTGGCAAATTCTTTGGCGCGTGCAGGATTGCTGTTGATCCAGGCTTTCAGCTCTTCATGCTCTTTGGTTTTGCGTGCCAGGATATCGCTGCCTGCATAGCTGTCGAGCATACCCTGACGGTTTTTGTAGTAGTTGTTGATGCCTGCAACCTGACCGGCGTATTTGAGTTTCGCATCTGGATTGCTGCTGGTTTCTTTGGCGATGATGGCCAGCATGTCACCTGAACTCTTCACAAACGTCGGATAATTCCAGTCAAATGTGTAAGCGACTTCTGATGGCAGGCGATGACGGTTGGTGCGGCCTGGGTAACCCAGCACCATGATAAAGTCACCTTCCTTGAGATTGTCTTTGGCCAGTTTCAGGAAATGTTTTGGTACGTACGGTACATTGTCTTTGCTGTAGTCGGCAGATTTGCCGTCTTTACTGACATACGCGCGGTAAAAACCGTAGTCACCGGTGTGGCGCGGCCACATCCAGTTATCGGTATCGCCACCAAATTTGCCTACACCTTCAGGCGGTGCGTGAACCAGGCGTACGTCTTTGATTTCCAGTTGCTTGATAAGGTAATACTCAAGGCCACCATAGTAAGGATAGACATTGCAGCGATGACCGGCGTCTTTTTCGCATTCAGCGATGATGGCTTTGGAATTTTTTTCAATGGCATCGACACGTGCCTTGCCATTCAATTTGGCAGTATTTTTGTCGATGATCTTGTTACTGACATTGTTGACTTCTTTCGTCACGAAAATACGAGAGCCAGGAGAAGCAGGCAATTCTTCCTCAAGGCTATTTGCCAGAAAACCATTTGCCAGCAAGTTGCGCTCTGGCTTTGAATTGTGGGCAACACTGTTATAGACGCAGTGATGGTTGGTTGCGACTAAGCCCTGTGGGGATACAAAGGAAGCTGAGCAACCGCCGAGACTGACAATTGCTCCCATAGGAAACTCAGTCAATTTGGTCAATGTTGCAGGATCCAGTTTTAAACCGTCTGCCTTAAGTTGCTTGGCAACCTGTGGCAACTGCTGAGGCATCCACATGCCTTCATCTGCGCTAGCTATCTGGCATAGGCTCATGACCGCCAGCGTGGTAAGTGTTTTTTTCATCATATTGTTATAAAAAGATGTGAAAATTATGAGTAATTCCCTCTTGGTACCTTGGAGCAAGTCCAAGGCGCGACAGTTTAGTCTTAAAAACAGGGGAAAGTTCACTATTTTGTACGAACTTTGATGAATTACGTGGATTTTGGCAGTTGGAGGCTTAGAAACTGATATTAAATGTCAGTAAATTGCAATTCAGATATTTTTTTGTTTTCGCGAGCAAGCAGGCATTAAAAGCAAGTCATGACAGTATTGGCTTGAATATCAAAAGATCACAGTATCTTCCTCAACGCCTCACGCAACTCTGATAGTTTGGGGGGTTTACTCAGCACGCAATCCACATGCGAGGGTGAGTCACCGTCATCGACCAGGCGCTGTCCCCAACCTGTCAACATGATGATGGGAGTCGTGGGTGACACTTCCTTGATGGAGCTGGCCAACTTGCGGCCATCGATATATGGCATACCAAGATCGGTGATGACAACGGCAAAAGTATCCCCTCTTTCATGTGCCTCATTAAACGCATTTATCCCAGCCTGACCACCATCAGCCGAGAGTACGCTATGGCCGTCAATTTCCAATATGTCGCGCAAGGACTTTAAAACCATGGGATCATCATCAACCACCAGTATGCGCCTGTGCGTAGGCACAGATTCTGCAGCCGGTGTTCTGGCAATCGGACTGACCGTAGTGGGCACAAGAAAACTCATGCGCATGGTAGTACCCTTGCCAACTTCAGTCAGGATGTCGATATGGGCACTATGTCTTTCTATCATGCCATAGACCATGGCCAGGCCCAGCCCGGTTCCGCGCTCACCTTTGGTGGTAAAGAACGGTTCCAGACACCTGCGCCTGGTATCGTCAGACATGCCTACACCTGAATCGCTGACTTCGATGTGAACTTGTTTCAAGATGACTTCTTTAGTCGATTCCAGCAAATCCTGAACGACACTGGTGCGTAAAGTGAGTACCCCGCCCTCCGGCATGGCATCCACCGCATTGAAGATCAAATTAGTTAATGCTTCCCTTATTTCACCGTGCACACCCATGATATCCGGCAAATCTTGTGCAAGCTCGGTATGCACATTGATGACAATGCCGCGCTGCTGTGGCATGTCGCTCCATCTGGCACGGGTAAGGTCTATGACTTGTTGAACCAGGCTGTTTACATTGACAGCTGACAGAGATAATTGTGGCGCACGCTGGCGATAAAATTCCCTCATCCTGGCGACAGTTGCGGCAACATCATCTATTGCGCGCGAAATAACTTCCAGATAATTTCTGCCTTTAACACTCAGGTTTTTTTCTGTTTCGAGTAAGGATTCAGTATAAAGTGCAACAGGCGAGATTGCGTTGTTGATGTCGTGAGCTATACCGCTGGCCATTTGTCCCAGGGCCCGCAGACGTTCTTGTTGCATGATAGATTGTTGGGTCTGGCGCAAATCATCATAAGCTTGCTGTAGCGCGGTATAGAGTTGCGCCTGATTGGCAGCCAGGGCCACATGCTCGCTCAACTGTCTTAAAAACTCACATTCACCGCTATTAAAGCTATGAGCTTCACGTTTGGCGACGACCAGCACGCCAAACACGGTACTTTCTGCCCTCAGCGGTGCCATCACCAGGGCATTGAGTCCGCCAGCAGCCAGTCTTTGTGGAAAAGGAAAATCGACTATACTGATGTCCGCTTCATAGACCAGTTGACCACGCACACAGCGCGACAGGCCGTTCTCATCTATAGAGACCTGGGTATTCTGGGTCATGGATAATTGTTGCGCCAAAGACTCACTGTGCAAGCCAACGCTGGTGACCTGCAACTGGTTTTTACCTTGGTCATAAAGGCAAACGCAACTGAAATCCACAGGAAGATGGTCTTCGAGGCTACGGATGACAACCTGGAAGATACTCCGTAAATCTTGCCGCTCTCCTATCGAACGGGTAATCTGATGCAGTAAATTCAAGCGGGCAAGCTGTGCCTGTGCTTTTTTCTCGATTTGCTGACGCTCTATGATTTCTGCCTGCAAAGTTTCGTTAATATCAACCAGGGAATCACGAGAGACAGTGGTCAGTTTGAGTTTTTCTGTCATGCCATCAAATGCGCGTGCCAAATCCCCTATCTCGTCCTGGCTGTCAAACCGCAGGGAAAAATCGAGATTGCCTGCGCCGACAATCGCTGTGCCTTCACGCAGTTTTTCCAGAGGCCGGCTGACACTGCGCAGCGTAATATAGATAGTGACAGTCACGACCAATACCACTATGCCACCAAACAGAATCACCGCATTAAAGGCCCGCTGCTGGGCGTTCAGGGCACCGATTCGGCTTTGTTCAGACAAACTCAAGGCATCAGAAATCATGGCCTGGGTTTTATTGGTGATTTGCCCCAATAAACGGGACTCCAATTCCTCCAGTATCTCGGCCTTATCTTTTTCCTTCATCAGCTCTCGATGATTGCCGACCAATAGAGTAAAGAGTTGCGCTATATTTTCGTTACCATCTCTCAATTCGGCTATTGCCTCTTTATCCGCTGACTCGGTAAATTCTTCAGAGCCAGCCAGGCGCTTTCTCAAAGAAGTACTGCGCAATTGCCATTGAGACTTAGTGCGCTCGTCATGGCGCAAGGCATACTCCAACGTCAGATAGCGCAAAGAAGTTACTGCCTGCAATAACTCGCCAGCCGCTTCATTTTTGGCAATTTCCCGCTTCATTTGCAAAGTCGTGGACAACAAAATCACAACAATCATTGCCACGATGGCTAAAGATATTAATTCCGCAAATTTCAGTCGGGTCGAAATTTTCACTTTGGAATCTCAATGAATGATGGTCACTGCCGACGGCTTGACTTTTTCCATACCGTCCAAATATATATAGTCAAGGTAATTTGGCACTTCAGTTTTATTGGTCAGCTTGTTCTTGATTGCCCACCGGGCCTGATCTTCCAGTGCCAGCAATAATCCCTGATCGAGACCAATTTCAAAGCGATAGGTAGCCCATGCTGTTCTTTGTTCTTTGGTATTGGTTTTTTTACCTGCCTCATGCAATATCCGGGCGGCATCAGGCATTTCGTTACAGTAATTACTCCCCTGATCAAGAGCACGCAATACTTTCTTGATCGTTTCAGGCTCAGCAGAAATGTAACTGCGCATGCCAACGACGTTGTACAGGCTTTCATACACATCTTTGCCATAAAAAATCACACCGTTGTCACCAAGTCGCGTCATCATGGTATTCAGGAACGGCTCCCACGTAGCGACAGCGTCGACTTCACCACGCTCTATCGCATCAGCAAATTCTTCCGGCTTGTAATTGATCATGGTCACGTCTTTGACCGACAGTTTCTGGCGGTTCAAAAAAGCGCTGAGGGTGAAATGGCTCGATGAGCTAAGCGTGACGCCAACTCGCTTGCCTTTGAGGTCCGCAGGCTGCAGTATGCCCCGGTCACGGCGTCCGACTATGCCATGGTCTTTGTCAGTTTTAAAAATCGTGGCTATCGCCGCAACCGGTCTTTGGTCCAGCCCGGCAAACATGACTGGAATATCGGCTACGGTCCCGAGGTGTGCCTGCCCCTGAACGACAGCCTCCATAGCGGCTTTGCCACTGGAATGTGACTGTATGAGTACAACGATACCTTCTTTGGCGAAGTAACCCTTCTCACGGGCTGCTGTGATGGAACAGGTGCCTACATATTCAGTATTGGTAGCAATGATGACTTGTTCCAGCGGCACTTTGGACACTGGTGCGCGGATGAGCCAGACATAAATCAAACTCAAGAAAAGAATTGCACCAAGCATACAGGCAAGCCAGATGAGAACTGTCTTGTGAAAAAATTGCCCGAGCTTTATGCCTGCCATGCCGCTTCCCTCTTTTCCGCATTCACTTTACCAACTCATATAGCAATATCCAAAATAAGCGTGAGAGCCGAGCTGAACATTGCAGAGTGATATGAGTATGTGTTTTTAATTGCAACTTGCATCACGTCATGCAATGATGAAACATTGTTTTTTATTCTAGTTCTTCAAGTAAATTTAAGCAAGCAATAGCGGTTTTATTGTCCAGATCCTCTTCTTCATGCCATGCGGAAACAGACACTGCGACCAGCTTGAATTGACGCAATACAGAAAAAAGAGCGCTCATCTGAGCATGCGAGGGGCCTTGCCTGACGTGATATTTAAGAGCAGGTAATTTAGTCCTGTCATCAATCACATCGGTATCAAAATGCAGATATATGTTTTCATGCGGTGACAGGTGCTTGCTTATCTGATCGATGTTGCAAGTGAGTATCTTTGAACTTTCCAGTGACTCTTTTTCACCGGAATCGAGATCGCGGGCATCAGACAGAATGATTTGCTCCTCTGGATAAGGCTTGATACCAACTTCTTTTAAAAAAGTGCCAATGGCATTGCGTTCATTCCTGCGTCTGTCGCGCCGTCCAACCAGCATGGCCAGAGGCATCCCCCCCAGGTATTTGGTAAGCGTGGTTTCCCAGGTGTGAAAATCTCCGTGTGCATCCAGCCACAATATACGGTCTGGTTGCCTGCCCGCTTTTTGAAGTCCCGTCACTACAGCCAAAGTAGAAAAACAGTCGCCAGCTATACAGACTGCCCTGTCGCCGTCTTCAGTGATTTGCTGAACCCTGGTAGCCAGATTTGCATAAATCTGTCCCATTCTGCGCAATTTTTCATTCGCGTCAGCAATGGCGGTTTCTTTGAACTCAGGGATATTCATTATTTCCCAGGGATGTGCGCTGACGTCATTGACGCGGCCAAGACCGTCCCTTCTTTGCCCGGTCAGAAAGGGAATGAGTAAGTGTTTATTCATAGCCAGGTTTCCGGATTCATGGAATAAGCCAAGCTATCCATCATCATTTGCACATCCTTTCTTTTTCCCATGCGTAGCAAATCGGTTTCACGCTTGTGCCAGCGTCGGATTTTGGGTGCCTCAGTCGCCATCGTCACTGGAAAAACAGGTAAACTTCGCATTTCTGGCAAGCCCAGATAAGAAGTAATTTTCTGTATGATTCCAGCGGGGTCTGATAAAAATTCTTCAAATGAGACAGACAAAGAAGTAACCCGGCTATCAATGATGGCCTGGTGTGCAGACAACCATTGATTCAAACAGACTTCTTCCAGATTGGTATTCAAATATTCTTGCCAGTTCGGTGGTAAATCAAATTTCCACCAGCGCTTGCCAAAACTCACGGTATCGGAATATCCCCTGATTGATAAATTGAGTCCTATGCGTTCCAGATCATGTGAAAAAAAAGCAACGGGTGATAACCAGCCATCCATCAAGCCATTCACTGATTGCGCATAACCCCTGGTCAGATGCAGATACCGGATTCTGGCATTTGGAAACAACTGTTCATACATGCCTATCCTGTAAACATCGGGCGGAGTCTTGAATAGCAAGATTTTTTGCTCAACATCGTCGGGCTCTAACTGCCTTCGATGCTGTCTGGGGACTACAAATGGCGGTTCTTCCAGTTTGAAAGGTTCATTGAAACTATGGCTGGCTGCAGGATTTTTTTTCCCGTCGTAATAATCCAGCCGCCAGATTTCGCTCTTGAAAACGCGCGACAATACCAAATCTTGCAGCATGGCTTCACTCTGAATTTTCTTTTCTCCGGCCAAACGAAAAACTGCATCCAGATCATGTATGAGCTGTTCATGAGCTCGATCTTCAGAGAATAAGGCAGGGAATTGCAATAGCAGGCGCTTCCTCCATCTGTCCTTGAGAAATAGATAGTCAGACTCGCCTCCTGCAGGCAAAGTCATGTCATCAAAAATATTATCCAGCAGTACGCCCTGATTATCGATGGACTTGAGCGCGTCGCTGCCTGCATTAAAGGAAAAACCATTTCTCGTCAAAGCAAGAAATGGCTCCATTTCACCATCAAGTGAGGCGATTTCGGGATGCGATGACAGCACGCTTTTAAGCAGGCTGGAGCCTGATCTGGGAGATGTGAGGATAACAGCAACATTCTTGACGCGCGCGGCCAGATCCGTATGCGTCACCCGGCGCAAATCATTGACAGCGTCTATGACGTCCATCATTCACCCGGCTGCTTTGCGCGCCTCATGACAAAGGCATAGAATTTTTTTGTCTCTGCCTTGTCTGCCGCTGCACTCGCCAGTGTTCTGACAGTCAAACCGGCAGCTTTTGCCAATGCCTTGATCTCATCAGTGGCACCAAAATTGGATTGAGAAAAATAAATACGCCCTTCCGGCTTGAGATACTTCCCAACCTCCGCAAAAAATTGTGTATTCGTCTTGAAATCAGTATCCCATTGCGAGCTGGCGACTACGTCATGTGCGGGCTTGTTGCGAAATGGCAGGTTAGCAGTAATGACGTCAAACTGCTCTCCTTCCAGTGCCTGAAACAGGTTGGATTTTTTGACTCTCATGAGTTTGTCAAAACCATGCAGCTTTGCATTGTGTTTGGCACTTTTAATAGCGGCAGGATTAATATCGACAGCTGTCACCTTGCTGGCGCCACCGTAGCAGGCAAAAATAGCAATCACCCCGGAGCCCGTACCTACATCAAGCACGCTTTCACCCGGTTTGATTTTAAAACTCTTCACCAACGGCTGACTATCTGTGAATGGCCAGAAGGTTTCAGGAAAAACCAGGAATTCTTTCCCCAGGTATTTCACCACTTTTCCTTCAGGAGAGATGGTCTTGAATGCCTTTTGTCTGTTCTTTTGCCACCTGTCTATGTGTGCAAGGTTATTTGTTGATGTCTGCTCCATGGCCATCCTTTCTGATGTAAAACACTAAGAAGTGTTCATCAGCATGACGATGCTGATGCTTTAAATCGGGGATTTATTTGCAACGAACTCCAGTGCCTTGTCCACAGCCAATCCAAACTCTTCAATGTTGATGGGTTTGGTAATGTAAGAAAAAAAACCAGCTGCTTTTCCATTTTCAAGATCCGCAGGCATTGCATTTGCTGTCACAGCAATGACCGGGATGTGCGCGGTCCTTGGGTCGCTCTGCAAAAACCGCATGGTTTCTATACCGTCTATACCTGGCAAGTTGATATCCATCAAAATAAGGTCTGGCAAATGCAGGCGTGCCTGCTCTATACCTAGCAAGCCGTCCGTAGCGGTCAATAAAATCAGGTCAGAGCGCAGGCGTATCAATTCGGCGACCAGCCTCAGATTGGTAGGATTATCTTCAACATATAACAGACATTTTTGTGTACTTGATTTTGGGCCCTGCGCAGACTCATAAAACATCATTTTAATATCTGGTTGCCGGTATTGGCTGTCGGCGGCAGAACCGGGGAATCTGACCCAAAATGTACTGCCTGAACCTACCTGGCTATTGATGCCTATGCGACCATTCATCTCCTCGACAAGGTGTTTGACCAGTGACAGACCTATGCCGGTTCCTTCTTCATTGAATACTTCGCGCCCAAGACGGTTAAAGGGCTGGAAAATGGTTTCCAGTTGAACGGTGCTAAGGCCAACGCCAGTGTCGATGACTTGAATACAGACATGCAGATCATCTTCCAGATGTGCTACAACACTGACTGTGCCATTTTGACGGTTATATTTGATGGCATTCGACAACAAATTAATCAATACTTGCTTCAGGCGAATCCGGTCAGCATTCACATGCAGGCACGTGTTTTCTGCAAAACTGACATTAATTCCGCGTTTCTGGGCCAGCGGTTCTATCATTGTTTTGCACTCTGCAAATACCTCATCAAGAGTGATGACTTCTGCAGTCAATTTCATCGCTCCTGACTCTACTTTTGCCAGATCAAGAATTTCATTAATCAGTGCTAACAAATGGCTGCCAGCTTCCTCTATGTGCTTGGCGAATTCTTTTTTCTCATCGAGACTGGTTTGCAGACTATCAGATGCCAGAATCTGTGCAAAACCAAGTATGGCATTCAGGGGTGTGCGCAATTCATGGCTCATGTTCGACAAAAATGTCGATTTTGCACGATTTGCAATTTCTGCCTGCATCCTGGCTTGCTCCAGGTCCTGATTCAAGATTACCAGTTCGGCAGTATGTTCGCGTAGTTGCTGCTCCAGTCTGGCATTCGCCATGCGCAGCTGACGCGTCTCCATGGCACGCACCAGCACGGGCAGGATTGCTGAAATTTTGAATGGTTTGATAATGTAGTCAAGTGCGCCGACCTTCATCGCCCTGACCGCAGAGGTGATACTACCTTCACCCGTCATGACTATACAGGCAAGATCAGCATCAATCTTGCGGGCAGACTCAACCATGGCAATGCCGTCAAGATCAGGCATCATTAAATCTGTCAGCAACAAGTCAAATGTATTGTTGCGAAGATATGCCAGCGCTTCGATGCCATTGGCAAAGCCTGTAGTTTCATAGTTATGGTCACGCAACAAATCACACAATGCCTGCATGTGTGCGGTTTCATCATCGACTATCAAAATGCGGGCTTGCATCTGGGATACTGTCATCTGAACTCCTGGCATTGGCTAAATGCTCATATTGGCGCTGTCCCAGCCGTAGCTATTTCTTGCCAAGAAATTATCTTGCTTGCAAAAACATCATGCCTACGTGCCAGATGGTCTTATTACATGACCTTGTAAGCATATTAGCATTTTTTAAAAAACAATAATGAGAAATAAGCAATACAAGATTCAATGACGAAAGAGATGGTATATCGCCCATGAAGATAGCTGGTCAGTTACCAGGGCATTTAAGGAAGATGCTTGAATTTTGCACTATCGATAAACCCGGATTGATGCAACATGATGATAGCTTCCTGCGTCCGTCCACCGAGAGCGTCTTGTAGTGTGTATTGGTCAAGCTTAGTGTAAAACACCAGCAATGCATCATCAAGTAAAGACTTAAGCTGGCAATTGCCACGCAATGCACATGGCGGGGCGGCGCAGTCTATCAAGGCATCCACACCTTCAAGTTCGCGGATAATGCTGCCTAGCCTATAAGACTTTATGTCTTGCGCCAAGGCCATGCCTCCGCCCTTTCCTCTGGTCGTAATGATCCAGCCCTTTTGCGCCAGAAAATGCACCACCTTGACGAGATGGTTACGGGAGATGGAGAATTTACTGGCAATCTCGCTGATTGTCACAGGCTCTTGTCTGTCTTTGTGACTCAGATACATGAGCACGCGTAGTCCCAGGTCAGTAAAATGGGTTAATTGCATAAATGATTTTCTGATATTTATAAAGCATGGTCATGTTAATACAATGAAGGGATTCTTTTACACATCAATGCGCCCGGCAAAAACAACTCGCTCGCGATAGATTTGTCGCATGCATTGATGTCTGACACTGGCATTTCAATGGATTTCAACATCCGCCTCCGCAATATTTGCCTGCAAGTCATCAAGGCACTTCAGTTGATATGTGTAAAGGGATATGCTGACAATCTCCCAGTTGAAAGCTGGTGGCAGTCAGTCTGCCACCATTAAAACATGCTTACGCTAATTTCCAGACAAACTGCACTTTCGTCCAAATTTGCGCATACTCGCCATTGATTTTGCCTGGTATCGCTTTTTCTTTACAGCTTCTCAACGCAGCTACCACGGCACTGTCCAGCATCCGGTAACCGGAGGAACGATCTACTTTAGTATTCAGTATGTCACCATCTGCCCCAACCAGAACTGACATATATACCGTTCCGGATTCTTTTTTCTCCATGGATTCTTTGGGATACATGGGACGACATTTGGCAAAATCAATGACGGGTCTTTTATCACCTTTCTTGTCATCATCCCGGTAAAGCATTTTTGCAGCACTGGTATCTTTCGCAGTGCCAGTTTCTTTTGCAGCATTTGAAGACGATATATTGGCATGAGCAAACAAGGTCAAGGAACTTGATACCAGGCCAAGAATAAGGAATGCGGCTTTCCAGTTCAGGGTTCTTACTTCAGGTTTGATGAGACGTTTGATACGGGACATAAGATTTCCTCCTTGGGCCGCCTGGGCCAGTTGAGGGGTTATGAATTGGAAATTAGCCAATTCAGAAAGTGCAAGAGCAAGACGCCGCGGTTCGCCTGTAACTCTTGCGGCTAGATCATCCGCAATTTCTTCTCTGTTATTACGAATCTGCCTCGATATCCACCAAACTGCCGGGTGGTAAAACAAGATGATTTCTATCAGCGATTGAATCAAATTCAACGAATAGTCATGCCGTTTGATGTGCGCCATCTCATGCGCCACCAGCATTTCCAGCAAATCAACTGGCATGCCCGTAAGCATTGCGCTGGGCAGGAGTATCATGGGACGGACTATACCGACAGTGACAGGGCCCTTGAGATCATCAACTACCCTGAATATCACCTTGCTGCGGATGAGAAATTTTTCGCTCATTTGATCAATGCGCCACTGCCATAGAGAATTTGATGTGCTGCGATGAGGGTGGGTATAGGCAGAAATCCAGAACAAGCCCATGCACAAGCGTATTGCCAGTGTCGCGACACAGATGAGCCATACGCCCACTATATCGCTCAAATGCATTTCTACCCATGGAAAAAACCCCATCCACGCTGACGAAGCATCAAATCCCAAGTAGGCAGGAACTTCACCCAGCACATTGATTCCTTTACTGACATGAGCCCCATCGATCCTCAGGAAAAACTCCCTGGCAGGAAGGCTAATGCAGGCAAGCAAGGCAATATAGGCAACTGCATAACGTGCTCTTACCTGGTTAGAACCAATAAGATACAAGGACACAGCCAGCAGCAATGCGATCAACAGACCTTGCCAGATAAAATGCAATAAGGCCCAGCCCAAGGCAGTGACAAGGTGTTGAAAAAATGGGCTCATTTTTCATCCTCATTCAGCAATTTCTGAATTTCTTCGCGCTCTTCTTTGCTGACATGGCCGCGCAGGGCTGCCATCACCAGGTCTTTGGCTGAGCCTGAAAAAGCCTTGTGGATCAAATCTTTCAAGAGATTTGTCTGTAGAGAATCTTGTGCCTGGGCCGCAGCATAGACATGGGAGCGCTGAGTTTCATCCCTGCTGAGCAAGCCCTTGGTATGCATGACCTGCATGAGCCGCAATATGGTTGCATAAGACAACTCCGGCCTGTCCTGCACCGCTGCCTGATGTACATCCTTGACAGTTGATGGTCCCAATTGCCACATCAGACGCAACAAATCCAGCTCTGCAGTCGTCGGTTTACGTGAAATGATTTTGCCCATGTCGCGCTCTTGTAGATAATTGATTAAGATGTAGATTATATGGTCTAGATCATTTTGTCTAGACTATTTTATCTACTTCTTTGCAAAATCAAAACAGATGCAAAAAAGATACAAATAAAGGGCTTAATGGAAAAGACAGGGACAGAACTTGACGGCAAACAAGTTAGTGCGCCTGATGCTGATAGCTGGCATAAGCAGTAGCTGCCATGATGATGAAAGCGCCGGTTAATTCCAGCACTCCCGGTGTTTCACGCAAAAATAGAAATGCCAGCAACATGCCATACACTGGTTCCAGAGAAGTCATGATACTGGCGAAACTGGTCGATAAATGACGCAGGCTGAACATGAACAAGCCGTGAGATAAAGCGGTAAACACCACTCCCAGCAATATCAACCCCGACCAGATTTGTGTACTATTGCCTGCAAGGTCACCAGCCAATAATACGAAAGGTAAAAGCAAAAAAGCGGCCACAGCATTTTGCAGAAAGGCCAATTTAAA
This is a stretch of genomic DNA from Undibacterium sp. KW1. It encodes these proteins:
- a CDS encoding S46 family peptidase, with the translated sequence MKKTLTTLAVMSLCQIASADEGMWMPQQLPQVAKQLKADGLKLDPATLTKLTEFPMGAIVSLGGCSASFVSPQGLVATNHHCVYNSVAHNSKPERNLLANGFLANSLEEELPASPGSRIFVTKEVNNVSNKIIDKNTAKLNGKARVDAIEKNSKAIIAECEKDAGHRCNVYPYYGGLEYYLIKQLEIKDVRLVHAPPEGVGKFGGDTDNWMWPRHTGDYGFYRAYVSKDGKSADYSKDNVPYVPKHFLKLAKDNLKEGDFIMVLGYPGRTNRHRLPSEVAYTFDWNYPTFVKSSGDMLAIIAKETSSNPDAKLKYAGQVAGINNYYKNRQGMLDSYAGSDILARKTKEHEELKAWINSNPARAKEFASDIDLVEKLIAERDALGKRDFYLASSSPRFLSTARTLYRLSNESTKADAERKAGFQVRDLPRFKASVDAVERSYDEKVDKALVLYNLSKYAAQAKADRNANFDAALGIKDGMSEADLKSLLDTLYAGSKLGDKTARSAWLTAKPEDFKASNDSFIKAAVAMYEGGLKREAEDEELMGKIQQAYGNYMKAKIAYMKSKGQAVYPDANSTLRVTFGKVTGRDHGTADGLAWSAFTTVNGIPPKATGTGEFNAPAAQLAAIKAKDFGKYVDPQLKTVPVNYLATLDITGGNSGSAALNAKGEFIGLAFDGTLDSIISDWDYNKANSRSIQVDLRYMLWQMKHVDKADRLLKEMGAE
- a CDS encoding response regulator; the encoded protein is MIVVILLSTTLQMKREIAKNEAAGELLQAVTSLRYLTLEYALRHDERTKSQWQLRSTSLRKRLAGSEEFTESADKEAIAELRDGNENIAQLFTLLVGNHRELMKEKDKAEILEELESRLLGQITNKTQAMISDALSLSEQSRIGALNAQQRAFNAVILFGGIVVLVVTVTIYITLRSVSRPLEKLREGTAIVGAGNLDFSLRFDSQDEIGDLARAFDGMTEKLKLTTVSRDSLVDINETLQAEIIERQQIEKKAQAQLARLNLLHQITRSIGERQDLRSIFQVVIRSLEDHLPVDFSCVCLYDQGKNQLQVTSVGLHSESLAQQLSMTQNTQVSIDENGLSRCVRGQLVYEADISIVDFPFPQRLAAGGLNALVMAPLRAESTVFGVLVVAKREAHSFNSGECEFLRQLSEHVALAANQAQLYTALQQAYDDLRQTQQSIMQQERLRALGQMASGIAHDINNAISPVALYTESLLETEKNLSVKGRNYLEVISRAIDDVAATVARMREFYRQRAPQLSLSAVNVNSLVQQVIDLTRARWSDMPQQRGIVINVHTELAQDLPDIMGVHGEIREALTNLIFNAVDAMPEGGVLTLRTSVVQDLLESTKEVILKQVHIEVSDSGVGMSDDTRRRCLEPFFTTKGERGTGLGLAMVYGMIERHSAHIDILTEVGKGTTMRMSFLVPTTVSPIARTPAAESVPTHRRILVVDDDPMVLKSLRDILEIDGHSVLSADGGQAGINAFNEAHERGDTFAVVITDLGMPYIDGRKLASSIKEVSPTTPIIMLTGWGQRLVDDGDSPSHVDCVLSKPPKLSELREALRKIL
- a CDS encoding ABC transporter substrate-binding protein — encoded protein: MSLIYVWLIRAPVSKVPLEQVIIATNTEYVGTCSITAAREKGYFAKEGIVVLIQSHSSGKAAMEAVVQGQAHLGTVADIPVMFAGLDQRPVAAIATIFKTDKDHGIVGRRDRGILQPADLKGKRVGVTLSSSSHFTLSAFLNRQKLSVKDVTMINYKPEEFADAIERGEVDAVATWEPFLNTMMTRLGDNGVIFYGKDVYESLYNVVGMRSYISAEPETIKKVLRALDQGSNYCNEMPDAARILHEAGKKTNTKEQRTAWATYRFEIGLDQGLLLALEDQARWAIKNKLTNKTEVPNYLDYIYLDGMEKVKPSAVTIIH
- a CDS encoding arginase family protein; the protein is MNKHLLIPFLTGQRRDGLGRVNDVSAHPWEIMNIPEFKETAIADANEKLRRMGQIYANLATRVQQITEDGDRAVCIAGDCFSTLAVVTGLQKAGRQPDRILWLDAHGDFHTWETTLTKYLGGMPLAMLVGRRDRRRNERNAIGTFLKEVGIKPYPEEQIILSDARDLDSGEKESLESSKILTCNIDQISKHLSPHENIYLHFDTDVIDDRTKLPALKYHVRQGPSHAQMSALFSVLRQFKLVAVSVSAWHEEEDLDNKTAIACLNLLEELE
- a CDS encoding sulfotransferase → MMDVIDAVNDLRRVTHTDLAARVKNVAVILTSPRSGSSLLKSVLSSHPEIASLDGEMEPFLALTRNGFSFNAGSDALKSIDNQGVLLDNIFDDMTLPAGGESDYLFLKDRWRKRLLLQFPALFSEDRAHEQLIHDLDAVFRLAGEKKIQSEAMLQDLVLSRVFKSEIWRLDYYDGKKNPAASHSFNEPFKLEEPPFVVPRQHRRQLEPDDVEQKILLFKTPPDVYRIGMYEQLFPNARIRYLHLTRGYAQSVNGLMDGWLSPVAFFSHDLERIGLNLSIRGYSDTVSFGKRWWKFDLPPNWQEYLNTNLEEVCLNQWLSAHQAIIDSRVTSLSVSFEEFLSDPAGIIQKITSYLGLPEMRSLPVFPVTMATEAPKIRRWHKRETDLLRMGKRKDVQMMMDSLAYSMNPETWL
- a CDS encoding methyltransferase, which gives rise to MEQTSTNNLAHIDRWQKNRQKAFKTISPEGKVVKYLGKEFLVFPETFWPFTDSQPLVKSFKIKPGESVLDVGTGSGVIAIFACYGGASKVTAVDINPAAIKSAKHNAKLHGFDKLMRVKKSNLFQALEGEQFDVITANLPFRNKPAHDVVASSQWDTDFKTNTQFFAEVGKYLKPEGRIYFSQSNFGATDEIKALAKAAGLTVRTLASAAADKAETKKFYAFVMRRAKQPGE